A genomic region of Candidatus Marimicrobium litorale contains the following coding sequences:
- a CDS encoding class I SAM-dependent methyltransferase translates to MERGYQHGYSGSVTSMFDIEGRRRKARTMVSVLSECSDRPLAGLHALNVGGSAGIIDEYLSRHFASVTGIDIDETAIQFARKTFNNENLHFETGDAMALRYEADTFDVVVCSQVYEHVPDAGKLMAEMYRVLKPGGKIYFAAGNRLMYREPHYNLPLLAVIPRPLAHRYLRLVGKGEYYYEKHFTYWGLKHLVCSFSVTDYTPLIIRDPDKYQARYMMKTGTLKHGLARFISRYAIWLVPGYIWVLEKPMTTMRNAEVM, encoded by the coding sequence TTGGAAAGGGGTTACCAGCATGGGTATTCGGGCAGCGTGACCTCGATGTTCGATATCGAGGGGCGGCGTCGTAAGGCCAGAACGATGGTCAGTGTCCTCTCCGAATGCAGCGATCGGCCGCTGGCAGGACTGCATGCACTCAATGTGGGTGGTTCCGCAGGCATAATTGATGAATACCTTTCCAGACACTTTGCCAGTGTGACGGGCATCGATATCGACGAGACGGCAATCCAGTTTGCCCGGAAAACGTTTAACAACGAAAATCTCCACTTTGAAACAGGCGACGCCATGGCGCTGCGCTATGAGGCCGATACATTTGATGTGGTGGTTTGCTCTCAGGTTTACGAGCATGTGCCGGATGCGGGAAAATTAATGGCAGAGATGTACCGTGTGCTCAAACCTGGCGGGAAAATCTATTTTGCCGCAGGTAACCGCTTGATGTACCGCGAACCGCATTACAATTTGCCCCTGCTTGCGGTTATTCCTCGGCCACTCGCACACCGTTACCTCAGGCTTGTGGGCAAGGGGGAATATTATTACGAGAAACATTTCACTTATTGGGGGCTCAAGCATTTGGTGTGCAGTTTCTCCGTGACGGACTATACCCCCCTGATTATCCGCGATCCGGATAAATACCAAGCGCGGTATATGATGAAAACCGGTACGCTAAAGCATGGACTCGCCCGGTTCATCTCCAGGTACGCCATCTGGTTGGTGCCTGGCTATATCTGGGTGCTTGAAAAACCTATGACGACGATGCGGAACGCGGAGGTAATGTGA